Genomic window (Amaranthus tricolor cultivar Red isolate AtriRed21 chromosome 7, ASM2621246v1, whole genome shotgun sequence):
TTCTAAGTTAGGTGATCTACGACAGACTCAAATTTTTGCAAAGATTGAGAATATTGAAGTAAGAGCTAGAATTCAACTTTTTCTGAAGTCTTGTCCTAAATTGGTTTGCTTGAGATTTTTGCTTGTGCACCttgttttgtttaattgtttgttcTATCTTTGTCAATTAGGGGCTAACCCATTTTGACGAGATTCTACAAGAAGCAGATGGAATCATCCTTTCTCGTGGAACTTTAGGAATAGATCTCCCGCCAGAAAAGGTATTTCTATTTTAAGAACTCTTCATTTGTGGGCAAATAGTCTTAAAATGTTAGCGAGAATATTGTAAGAGGGCTTCTAATACGAGTAAAAGAACATGAGTTTTCTCAAATGTACTAATTACTGTGTTTAATCCCTGTGTATTTCGTAAATAAGGTTATTGCTTGTGACTCGAGGAACCTTCTTTTTATCGGAGGTCAGGTTGGAGAATCCCTTACAAGCAAGGGGGAAGGTAAACTAATCCTTTCTGTACGTGGCGAGAATAGAACCCTTGTCACAAGGGTGAAAAGGACAGGCTTCTAACACTAGGCTAACCCATGATTCTCATTTTCCGAGGAACCTTAGACATGAGTATGATGCAATTGAGGATTTTGTAATCAAGGCCCgtaaaaattgtaactttactTTTGCTAAACACTCATTAAAGACCAAAATTGACCCTCAATATAATGAGTCCATTTCTTTTCATTTTGCCTAGGGCCCCATAAAATATCAGGAACGACATTGTTGTAATGTATTTTGTTTTTGGATTTTAACAGGTGTTTCTATTTCAAAAGGCTGCTCTTTACAAGTGCAATATGGCTGGGAAGCCCGCAGTGGTTACCCGTGTGGTGGACAGCATGACTGATAACCTTAGACCTACACGAGCTGAGGCAACTGATGTTGCTAATGCTGTATTAGACGGTATCTCCTGTTTCCCGATACTGGAATATGTTTGCTAATTGTGTTGGTATCGTTTCACTTAATGATATGATTAGAGAATAAAATTATATGCCGAAGCCTTCTATTGCAAGTTTGCTTTCGTAAAAACTTGCATCATGAATTCACTAACTTGTGACCTTCTCCTATGTGCCTTTGATTGATCCAGGGAGTGATGCAATTCTTCTAGGTGCGGAGACCTTGCGTGGCTTGTATCCAGTTGAAACTATATCGACTGTCGGTAAAATTTGCTTTGAGGTAATAGGACGATGAAACATTTGAAAACTGAGAACTTTATGGTTTTCTGCTTTATATATTACTGATACATCAGAAATAATTCTATAGAAAATTAGGCATGAGAAGTATGGTTTGTGAAATTCAAGCTGTTAAGAGGCTGAATGATGAAATGGGGTTGTTTTTGTTAGTCATGGACTTATGTTGTTATTAACTTTGACGAAAGTTGATGGCATTATACATATCCAAATGAACTTATCGGAGGCCATAGAACTATAGAAGAATATTCTCCACCTTTCTTATTAGGGATGTTTGGCAAACGGTTGATAGGTGATAGCTGGTAGCAGTTTGGAGTGACAAATTTGACCAGTTGATAACCAGTTGATTTTGCTATAAGCAACTTGTTCAAAAGCAGCTTTTTCATAATAAACCGTTTCAACCatctaatttaccaaacattaaaATTAGTTGACCATCCAATCTTCTATTTATGCCAAAATTGTCAAATAGCTATTTTGCCAAACATGTTTTTGTACTCCAAAATTTGGTCTTTTTAAGACAGGTGTGCTTGAAAAATGTTTTTTCATTAcctttttgttggcttttggctttttaacctatttttcaCCAACATCCAATAGccaacaattaatttttatcaaaacTATCCAAAATAGCTAGACCTTAGGTTGGAGTCACTTAATGACAATGGGGTAATGGAATATCCATAGTAGTTAATTTAAACAACTAGTTTATTAGACAATACTTTCAACCAGTCAAACCAGCTAACAACTCTAACCAAAAATTCCAGCCAACAACCATTTACCGAACATATTCAAGATTAACAAACCTAAACCCGACGTGAATGTTGTGTTATCAATAAGCTTCATGTCTTGTGGAAGGAAATGTTAGAGCTTATGTTGATGAAAGTAAGTGTTCTTGTGTAGGCAGAGAAAGTGTTCAATCATGAACTTTGTTTCAAGAGGACCGGAAAATATGTTGGAGAGCCTATGTCTCACATGGAATCCATTGCTTCCTCTGCGGTACACTTCCATTTTTGGTTTATGCTTAGACCTAATCTTATTCCATTTAGCTTAATTGTGAATGTTTCTTATACTTGATCATAACCATGTAAAGGTTCGGACAGCCATGAAAGTGAAAGCATCTGCCATCATTTGTTTCACATCTTCCGGGAAAGCTGCAAGGTATGCCCACTCGTCTATCTTTGCACGCTGTTTCTTATGTTCAATCTTTATGGTTCCTACATTCTTAGTCTTGTATAATAAGTCATTTTTCTTTTACCTGGTAGATATATTTGAGACATCATTCCAGATCTAGCAAATTTTTGCTATTTGTTGAATCCAAATTGTCATTTGTGATGTATAGATTGCTCGCAAAGTACCGTCCAACAATGCCAGTTTTATCCGTTGTTATACCTCAAATCAAAACTAATCAACTTCGCTGGACATTTTCAGGTGCTTATGAGGTATGTAAGTGTTCTTGCTATTAGTGAAGGGGTATAAAGTTTCCTTTTCGGGTTTTTCCATGTCTAGAACAATGTTACACGAACAAAATTTGATTCGATACGACATACGAGAAACGAAATGTGAAACAAAAACTTTAGATTAGTGTTTCGGAAATGTAGGAAACAAAATTTTATGGTATAGAAGCTAAAAGAGGGCTATATGATGCTGTCCAAATACATTGATCATATGTAGAAAATAAAACCATAACACTAATTATAAATCAAAAGTCTGTTGTCATATATGTAAATCATGATATAACCACAgctgttaaaaaaaaaaaaagaaaagtcaaaattttCCACTTTGATGCAAACGGGAAATGAGAAACGTTAATTTCATGTTTCAAATCACGTTCTCGTACCGTTTGTACGAATGGTTCGAAACGCAATACGTGGTAGAGTTTCGCGTTTCTCACTTCAATGGACTAAATGGAAGAACATGACAATTATTGAAGGCAAATTATATAAAGTTATCTGTTTTATGATTTATGAGGTGTGACTGACAGGCAAGACAATCTCTCATAGTTAGAGGGCTTTTTCCGATGCTTGCAGATCCAAGACACCCTGTAAGTGATCAATGCTCGTTTTCTTATTTTATCAACGAAACTTTTAGGAGTGTTATTACACAAAACTACCTTCGTGCCATTGATGTTGctaggggtgtttggcaattggttGTTGGCTGTTGACTTGTTTGACCAGCTTAAAAAGTCAGCTGTTTTTGTTGGgttttaagctagctgaaaagTCAGGTGTTTATGGAAATGTTTAGTAAATTTAGGTATTGGTTGTtagctgtttattagagaaaaaatgggtcaataagccaaaagtcaacaaaaaaagCTAACtggagtaattttttattttggcgtaAAAGCCCAGctggcttaaaagtcatttaccaaactttttttggctgtttgaccACCCGACAAGGCAAAAGCCAAAAGAAAAGCCAATCAAAAAGCCAATGTAAAAGCCAAGTACCAAACACCCCCATACTTCACTAGTTCTTACTTCGATTTGCGTAGTGTAGCAAAATAAAACAGACAAAAGGTGCGTCATTTATATGTTATGTTTGGTGGTGCAGGCTGAGTCCGCAAATGCAACAGATGAAACCATCTTGAAGATCGCGTTAGATCATGGAAGGGCTTCCGGTGTTATAAAATCGCATGATCGCGTAGTCGTGTGCCAAAAACTTGGTGATGCTTCCGTTGTCAAGATCATTGAGCTTGCTGATTAGTAGCTAATTCGCCTATTAGCCATTTCGATTACAATTCGCAAAgagattagcaaatcatgtgacTATCTATCATAAGAATTGTCTTGCTTCTGGTTTCTCAGTGGGTTTTGAGATTTATTAGCCATACTCCATTGGATGTACTCGGCATTTATGTCTAGCATTGTTAAATAATGTAGTTTGTGCAACACCTTCAAAATTTAAACTGTATACATAATAATTGTATGAAATTTAGTGGTTCATACATTGTAAGTTACCTTTTCCTATCCGaaccttatttatttaaactctatttttgaaattttgatttcTGGAATATTTTAAGACCAGAATGGACCAGACTAGACCGTTTTATAATGATCTGGTCTAGTACGGTCTAGtctatgatttttttgttttaaattttttaaaaattgatatttgttTATGCTAATATTGTGTACCTACAACCACGAAAACATAAGTGGTTTATGGTAAAAATGCCGCAAATTATTAAATGAGACAGTGTCACGGTGAGACTATCTTTGACCTAGTGTACACTTACTGtctaaaatgatcacttataactatAAAATGAATACTTATAGTTTTAAAGAGATCACTTTTTATTATCTTAAGGTGATCACTTGTAATTTTAAAGTGTTCATTTGtaatttaaaagtgattaattaaaaaattaactgaCTGTATGACTCGTCTTATGCTAAGGCGGTTTCATACAAAATTTGAAGggatcaattataatcttaaattgagtccattataaaaaaattatgatcttaaagagatcaattatcaatttagTGATCATGT
Coding sequences:
- the LOC130817628 gene encoding pyruvate kinase 1, cytosolic, with product MHSSPLLLDEPIRMSSILEPSKSSFFPAMTKIVGTLGPKSRSLEIISACLNAGMSVARFDFSWGDAEFHQETLDTLKMAIKSTKKLCAVLLDTVGPELQVVNRTERPIALEAESLVVLTPDQNKEANSNLLPINFHGLCKAVKKGDTIFIGQYLFTGSETTSVWLEVSEIKGEDVVCLVKNPATLSGPLYTLHVSQIRIDQPTLTDKDKEVISTWGARNNIDFLSLSYTRHAEDVREAREYLSKLGDLRQTQIFAKIENIEGLTHFDEILQEADGIILSRGTLGIDLPPEKVFLFQKAALYKCNMAGKPAVVTRVVDSMTDNLRPTRAEATDVANAVLDGSDAILLGAETLRGLYPVETISTVGKICFEAEKVFNHELCFKRTGKYVGEPMSHMESIASSAVRTAMKVKASAIICFTSSGKAARLLAKYRPTMPVLSVVIPQIKTNQLRWTFSGAYEARQSLIVRGLFPMLADPRHPAESANATDETILKIALDHGRASGVIKSHDRVVVCQKLGDASVVKIIELAD